The proteins below come from a single Oncorhynchus keta strain PuntledgeMale-10-30-2019 chromosome 1, Oket_V2, whole genome shotgun sequence genomic window:
- the opa1 gene encoding dynamin-like 120 kDa protein, mitochondrial isoform X4 codes for MLRVGRAVACVACNNLVSKNMGVRFRMPLQKLHPLSRAIHHRYNASANAQRPPHCSAARHFTSMSRLPMRSPKPPPGGHGGWRYQQHRNFWMLRLASRLLKLRYIVLGSAVGGGYTAKKTYEEWKDMLPDMSAYNWVIPDFVWELSDQIDLDKLTKILPELEEIAKLLPELPDFDKIGENFTFLKSILSTAEAPGDTPVKAATEAPVTATPEASDKQFKKGLLGELILIQQQIQQAEEEVRRAAASKNARPSPDPAPSPPPPRPRLIPEPMPTTTQNPSPSPPQQKRKSSDKEKVDQLQEELLRTQMKYQRMLERLEKENKDLRKVVLQKDEKGIHQRKIKVCKSLIDMYSEVLDILSDFDSNYNTQDHLPRVVVVGDQSAGKTSVLEMIAQARIFPRGSGEMMTRSPVKVTLSEGPHHVAMFKDSSREFDLGKEEDLAALRHEIELRMRKSVKEGQTVSPETISLSVKGPGIQRMVLVDLPGVISTVTAGMAADTKETIFSISKNYMQNPNAIILCIQDGSVDAERSIVTDLVSQMDPQGKRTIFVLTKVDLAEKNLASPNRIQQIVEGKLFPMKALGYFAVVTGKGSAGESIDSIKDYEEDFFQNSRLLRDGMLKAHQVTTKNLSLAVSDCFWKMVRESVEQQADAFKASRFNLETEWKNNYPRLRELDRNELFEKAKNEILDEVISLSQVTPKHWEAILQKKLWERVSTHVIENIYLPAAQTMNSGTFNTTVDIKLKQWTDKQLPHKALEVAWETLQEEFARFMAEYKGKDQDDIFDKLKEAVKDESIKRHKWNERAMDSLRVIQHNALEDRSITDKPQWDAAIQFMEETLQARLKDTDSVINDMVGPDWKQRWMSWKNRSPEQHTRNETRNELERLLKLHEDHTAYLANDEVTTVRKNLEGRGVEVDPALIKDTWHQLYRRHFLQKALQHCNLCRRGFYYYQRHFVDSELECNDVVLFWRIQRMLLITANTLRQQLTNTEVRRLEKNVKEVLEDFGEDNERKVHLITGRRVQLAEDLKKVREIQEKLEAFIEALHKEK; via the exons ATGTTACGAGTTGGAAGAGCAGTGGCCTG CGTGGCCTGCAATAACCTGGTCTCCAAAAACATGGGGGTGAGGTTCAGGATGCCCTTGCAGAAGCTGCACCCGCTGTCCCGTGCCATCCACCACCGGTACAACGCCAGTGCCAACGCCCAGCGCCCCCCGCACTGTTCGGCAGCCCGCCACTTCACCTCCATGTCCCGGCTGCCCATGCGGTCTCCCAAGCCTCCCCCAGGCGGCCATGGCGGCTGGCGCTACCAGCAGCACCGCAATTTCTGGATGCTGCGCCTAGCCTCTAGGCTGCTCAAGCTCCGGTACATCGTGCTGGGCTCGGCAGTGGGAGGCGGGTACACCGCCAAAAAG ACCTATGAGGAGTGGAAGGATATGCTGCCTGATATGAGTGCATACAATTGGGTAATACCTGATTTTGTCTGGGAGCTGAGTGATCAAATTGACCTAG ATAAACTAACCAAAATTCTGCCTGAGTTAGAGGAGATTGCCAAGCTCCTACCCGAGTTACCTGACTTTGATAAGATAGGAGAGAACTTCACCTTCCTGAAGAGCATACTCTCCACCG CAGAAGCCCCTGGGGACACTCCAGTGAAAGCAGCCACAGAGGCCCCGGTCACCGCCACACCGGAGGCCAGCGACAAACAGTTCAAGAAG GGTCTGCTCGGCGAGCTCATTCTCATTCAACAGCAGATCCAGCAGGCCGAGGAGGAGGTCCGGCGGGCCGCCGCATCCAAAAACGCACGGCCAAGCCCAGATCCCGCCCCCAGCCCACCCCCCCCACGCCCGCGCCTGATACCCGAGCCAATGCCAACCACCACCCAGAACCCCAGTCCCAGCCCCCCTCAGCAGAAACGCAAG tcttcAGACAAGGAGAAGGTGGACCAGCTTCAAGAGGAACTGCTCCGAACTCAG ATGAAGTACCAGCGCATGCTGGAGAGACTGGAGAAGGAGAACAAGGACCTGAGGAAAGTGGTGCTGCAGAAAGATGAGAAGGGCATCCACCAGAGGAAGATCAAGGTGTGT AAGTCTCTGATTGACATGTACTCTGAGGTCCTGGACATCCTCTCAGATTTTGACTCTAACTACAACACCCAGGATCACCTACCCAGG GTAGTGGTGGTGGGAGACCAGAGTGCAGGGAAGACCAGTGTGTTGGAGATGATCGCCCAGGCTAGGATCTTCCCCCGGGGCTCTGGAGAAATGATGACCCGCTCTCCTGTCAAG GTGACGCTAAGCGAGGGTCCGCACCACGTAGCCATGTTCAAGGACAGCAGCCGAGAGTTCGACCTGGGCAAAGAGGAGGAC CTCGCTGCCCTGAGACATGAGATCGAGCTGAGGATGAGGAAGAGTGTCAAGGAGGGACAGACAGTCAGCCCTGAG ACGATCTCTCTGAGTGTCAAAGGACCAGGCATCCAGAGGATGGTACTAGTGGACTTACCAGGAGTCATCAGT ACTGTGACAGCGGGCATGGCAGCCGACACCAAGGAGACCATATTCAGCATCAGCAAGAACTACATGCAGAACCCCAACGCCATCATCCTCTGCAtccagg ATGGGTCAGTGGATGCGGAGCGCAGCATTGTCACAGACCTGGTCAGCCAAATGGACCCGCAGGGGAAGAGGACCATATTTGTCCTGACCAAAGTAGACCTGGCAGAGAAGAACCTGGCCAGCCCTAACCGG ATTCAACAGATTGTTGAAGGAAAACTGTTCCCTATGAAGGCCTTGGGCTATTTTGCTGTGGTGACGGGAAAAG GCAGTGCCGGTGAAAGCATCGACTCCATCAAAGACTACGAAGAGGACTTCTTCCAGAACTCTAGACTTCTTAG AGATGGTATGCTGAAAGCACACCAGGTGACCACTAAGAACCTCAGTCTGGCCGTGTCCGACTGCTTCTGGAAGATGGTCAGGGAGTCAGTGGAGCAGCAGGCCGACGCCTTCAAAG CGTCCCGCTTCAACCTGGAGACAGAGTGGAAGAACAACTACCCCCGTCTGCGAGAGCTGGACAGG AATGAACTCTTCGAAAAAGCCAAGAACGAAATCTTGGATGAAGTTATTAGCTTGAGTCAAGTCACACCGAAACACTG GGAGGCCATCCTACAGAAGAAGCTGTGGGAGCGCGTGTCCACACACGTCATCGAGAACATCTACCTGCCGGCAGCCCAGACCATGAACTCTGGCACCTTCAACACCACCGTGGACATCAAGCTCAAACAGTGGACGGACAAGCAGCTGCCTCACAAGGCATTAGAG GTCGCCTGGGAGACGCTGCAGGAGGAGTTCGCCCGCTTTATGGCAGAGTATAAAGGGAAGGACCAGGATGACATCTTTGACAAGCTCAAGGAGGCGGTGAAGGATGAGAGCATCAAGAGGCACAAGTGGAACGAGAGGGCCATGGACAGCCTG AGGGTGATCCAGCACAATGCTCTGGAGGACCGCTCCATCACAGACAAGCCCCAGTGGGACGCGGCCATCCAGTTCATGGAGGAGACCCTGCAGGCACGCCTCAAAGACA CGGACTCTGTGATAAATGACATGGTGGGTCCTGACTGGAAGCAGCGCTGGATGAGCTGGAAGAACCGCTCGCCCGAGCAGCACACCCGCAACGAGACCCGAAACGAGCTGGAGCGCCTGCTGAAACTCCACGAGGACCACACGGCCTACCTGGCCAACGACGAGGTCACCACCGTCCGCAAGAACCTGGAGGGccgaggggtggaggtggaccctGCCCTG ATCAAGGACACGTGGCACCAACTGTACAGGCGTCACTTCCTGCAGAAGGCCCTGCAGCACTGTAACCTGTGTAGACGAGGCTTCTACTACTACCAGAGACACTTTGTCGACTCGGAG CTGGAGTGCAATGACGTAGTGCTGTTTTGGAGGATCCAGAGGATGCTGCTTATCACCGCCAACACGCTCAGACAGCAGCTAACCAACACAGAGG
- the opa1 gene encoding dynamin-like 120 kDa protein, mitochondrial isoform X3, whose translation MLRVGRAVACVACNNLVSKNMGVRFRMPLQKLHPLSRAIHHRYNASANAQRPPHCSAARHFTSMSRLPMRSPKPPPGGHGGWRYQQHRNFWMLRLASRLLKLRYIVLGSAVGGGYTAKKTYEEWKDMLPDMSAYNWVIPDFVWELSDQIDLDKLTKILPELEEIAKLLPELPDFDKIGENFTFLKSILSTGVSVGSEGASGLRLLLAEAPGDTPVKAATEAPVTATPEASDKQFKKGLLGELILIQQQIQQAEEEVRRAAASKNARPSPDPAPSPPPPRPRLIPEPMPTTTQNPSPSPPQQKRKSSDKEKVDQLQEELLRTQMKYQRMLERLEKENKDLRKVVLQKDEKGIHQRKIKKSLIDMYSEVLDILSDFDSNYNTQDHLPRVVVVGDQSAGKTSVLEMIAQARIFPRGSGEMMTRSPVKVTLSEGPHHVAMFKDSSREFDLGKEEDLAALRHEIELRMRKSVKEGQTVSPETISLSVKGPGIQRMVLVDLPGVISTVTAGMAADTKETIFSISKNYMQNPNAIILCIQDGSVDAERSIVTDLVSQMDPQGKRTIFVLTKVDLAEKNLASPNRIQQIVEGKLFPMKALGYFAVVTGKGSAGESIDSIKDYEEDFFQNSRLLRDGMLKAHQVTTKNLSLAVSDCFWKMVRESVEQQADAFKASRFNLETEWKNNYPRLRELDRNELFEKAKNEILDEVISLSQVTPKHWEAILQKKLWERVSTHVIENIYLPAAQTMNSGTFNTTVDIKLKQWTDKQLPHKALEVAWETLQEEFARFMAEYKGKDQDDIFDKLKEAVKDESIKRHKWNERAMDSLRVIQHNALEDRSITDKPQWDAAIQFMEETLQARLKDTDSVINDMVGPDWKQRWMSWKNRSPEQHTRNETRNELERLLKLHEDHTAYLANDEVTTVRKNLEGRGVEVDPALIKDTWHQLYRRHFLQKALQHCNLCRRGFYYYQRHFVDSELECNDVVLFWRIQRMLLITANTLRQQLTNTEVRRLEKNVKEVLEDFGEDNERKVHLITGRRVQLAEDLKKVREIQEKLEAFIEALHKEK comes from the exons ATGTTACGAGTTGGAAGAGCAGTGGCCTG CGTGGCCTGCAATAACCTGGTCTCCAAAAACATGGGGGTGAGGTTCAGGATGCCCTTGCAGAAGCTGCACCCGCTGTCCCGTGCCATCCACCACCGGTACAACGCCAGTGCCAACGCCCAGCGCCCCCCGCACTGTTCGGCAGCCCGCCACTTCACCTCCATGTCCCGGCTGCCCATGCGGTCTCCCAAGCCTCCCCCAGGCGGCCATGGCGGCTGGCGCTACCAGCAGCACCGCAATTTCTGGATGCTGCGCCTAGCCTCTAGGCTGCTCAAGCTCCGGTACATCGTGCTGGGCTCGGCAGTGGGAGGCGGGTACACCGCCAAAAAG ACCTATGAGGAGTGGAAGGATATGCTGCCTGATATGAGTGCATACAATTGGGTAATACCTGATTTTGTCTGGGAGCTGAGTGATCAAATTGACCTAG ATAAACTAACCAAAATTCTGCCTGAGTTAGAGGAGATTGCCAAGCTCCTACCCGAGTTACCTGACTTTGATAAGATAGGAGAGAACTTCACCTTCCTGAAGAGCATACTCTCCACCG GTGTGAGTGTGGGTAGTGAAGGAGCTTCTGGTCTGCGTCTGTTGTTAG CAGAAGCCCCTGGGGACACTCCAGTGAAAGCAGCCACAGAGGCCCCGGTCACCGCCACACCGGAGGCCAGCGACAAACAGTTCAAGAAG GGTCTGCTCGGCGAGCTCATTCTCATTCAACAGCAGATCCAGCAGGCCGAGGAGGAGGTCCGGCGGGCCGCCGCATCCAAAAACGCACGGCCAAGCCCAGATCCCGCCCCCAGCCCACCCCCCCCACGCCCGCGCCTGATACCCGAGCCAATGCCAACCACCACCCAGAACCCCAGTCCCAGCCCCCCTCAGCAGAAACGCAAG tcttcAGACAAGGAGAAGGTGGACCAGCTTCAAGAGGAACTGCTCCGAACTCAG ATGAAGTACCAGCGCATGCTGGAGAGACTGGAGAAGGAGAACAAGGACCTGAGGAAAGTGGTGCTGCAGAAAGATGAGAAGGGCATCCACCAGAGGAAGATCAAG AAGTCTCTGATTGACATGTACTCTGAGGTCCTGGACATCCTCTCAGATTTTGACTCTAACTACAACACCCAGGATCACCTACCCAGG GTAGTGGTGGTGGGAGACCAGAGTGCAGGGAAGACCAGTGTGTTGGAGATGATCGCCCAGGCTAGGATCTTCCCCCGGGGCTCTGGAGAAATGATGACCCGCTCTCCTGTCAAG GTGACGCTAAGCGAGGGTCCGCACCACGTAGCCATGTTCAAGGACAGCAGCCGAGAGTTCGACCTGGGCAAAGAGGAGGAC CTCGCTGCCCTGAGACATGAGATCGAGCTGAGGATGAGGAAGAGTGTCAAGGAGGGACAGACAGTCAGCCCTGAG ACGATCTCTCTGAGTGTCAAAGGACCAGGCATCCAGAGGATGGTACTAGTGGACTTACCAGGAGTCATCAGT ACTGTGACAGCGGGCATGGCAGCCGACACCAAGGAGACCATATTCAGCATCAGCAAGAACTACATGCAGAACCCCAACGCCATCATCCTCTGCAtccagg ATGGGTCAGTGGATGCGGAGCGCAGCATTGTCACAGACCTGGTCAGCCAAATGGACCCGCAGGGGAAGAGGACCATATTTGTCCTGACCAAAGTAGACCTGGCAGAGAAGAACCTGGCCAGCCCTAACCGG ATTCAACAGATTGTTGAAGGAAAACTGTTCCCTATGAAGGCCTTGGGCTATTTTGCTGTGGTGACGGGAAAAG GCAGTGCCGGTGAAAGCATCGACTCCATCAAAGACTACGAAGAGGACTTCTTCCAGAACTCTAGACTTCTTAG AGATGGTATGCTGAAAGCACACCAGGTGACCACTAAGAACCTCAGTCTGGCCGTGTCCGACTGCTTCTGGAAGATGGTCAGGGAGTCAGTGGAGCAGCAGGCCGACGCCTTCAAAG CGTCCCGCTTCAACCTGGAGACAGAGTGGAAGAACAACTACCCCCGTCTGCGAGAGCTGGACAGG AATGAACTCTTCGAAAAAGCCAAGAACGAAATCTTGGATGAAGTTATTAGCTTGAGTCAAGTCACACCGAAACACTG GGAGGCCATCCTACAGAAGAAGCTGTGGGAGCGCGTGTCCACACACGTCATCGAGAACATCTACCTGCCGGCAGCCCAGACCATGAACTCTGGCACCTTCAACACCACCGTGGACATCAAGCTCAAACAGTGGACGGACAAGCAGCTGCCTCACAAGGCATTAGAG GTCGCCTGGGAGACGCTGCAGGAGGAGTTCGCCCGCTTTATGGCAGAGTATAAAGGGAAGGACCAGGATGACATCTTTGACAAGCTCAAGGAGGCGGTGAAGGATGAGAGCATCAAGAGGCACAAGTGGAACGAGAGGGCCATGGACAGCCTG AGGGTGATCCAGCACAATGCTCTGGAGGACCGCTCCATCACAGACAAGCCCCAGTGGGACGCGGCCATCCAGTTCATGGAGGAGACCCTGCAGGCACGCCTCAAAGACA CGGACTCTGTGATAAATGACATGGTGGGTCCTGACTGGAAGCAGCGCTGGATGAGCTGGAAGAACCGCTCGCCCGAGCAGCACACCCGCAACGAGACCCGAAACGAGCTGGAGCGCCTGCTGAAACTCCACGAGGACCACACGGCCTACCTGGCCAACGACGAGGTCACCACCGTCCGCAAGAACCTGGAGGGccgaggggtggaggtggaccctGCCCTG ATCAAGGACACGTGGCACCAACTGTACAGGCGTCACTTCCTGCAGAAGGCCCTGCAGCACTGTAACCTGTGTAGACGAGGCTTCTACTACTACCAGAGACACTTTGTCGACTCGGAG CTGGAGTGCAATGACGTAGTGCTGTTTTGGAGGATCCAGAGGATGCTGCTTATCACCGCCAACACGCTCAGACAGCAGCTAACCAACACAGAGG
- the opa1 gene encoding dynamin-like 120 kDa protein, mitochondrial isoform X1 translates to MLRVGRAVACVACNNLVSKNMGVRFRMPLQKLHPLSRAIHHRYNASANAQRPPHCSAARHFTSMSRLPMRSPKPPPGGHGGWRYQQHRNFWMLRLASRLLKLRYIVLGSAVGGGYTAKKTYEEWKDMLPDMSAYNWVIPDFVWELSDQIDLDKLTKILPELEEIAKLLPELPDFDKIGENFTFLKSILSTGVSVGSEGASGLRLLLAEAPGDTPVKAATEAPVTATPEASDKQFKKGLLGELILIQQQIQQAEEEVRRAAASKNARPSPDPAPSPPPPRPRLIPEPMPTTTQNPSPSPPQQKRKSSDKEKVDQLQEELLRTQMKYQRMLERLEKENKDLRKVVLQKDEKGIHQRKIKVCKSLIDMYSEVLDILSDFDSNYNTQDHLPRVVVVGDQSAGKTSVLEMIAQARIFPRGSGEMMTRSPVKVTLSEGPHHVAMFKDSSREFDLGKEEDLAALRHEIELRMRKSVKEGQTVSPETISLSVKGPGIQRMVLVDLPGVISTVTAGMAADTKETIFSISKNYMQNPNAIILCIQDGSVDAERSIVTDLVSQMDPQGKRTIFVLTKVDLAEKNLASPNRIQQIVEGKLFPMKALGYFAVVTGKGSAGESIDSIKDYEEDFFQNSRLLRDGMLKAHQVTTKNLSLAVSDCFWKMVRESVEQQADAFKASRFNLETEWKNNYPRLRELDRNELFEKAKNEILDEVISLSQVTPKHWEAILQKKLWERVSTHVIENIYLPAAQTMNSGTFNTTVDIKLKQWTDKQLPHKALEVAWETLQEEFARFMAEYKGKDQDDIFDKLKEAVKDESIKRHKWNERAMDSLRVIQHNALEDRSITDKPQWDAAIQFMEETLQARLKDTDSVINDMVGPDWKQRWMSWKNRSPEQHTRNETRNELERLLKLHEDHTAYLANDEVTTVRKNLEGRGVEVDPALIKDTWHQLYRRHFLQKALQHCNLCRRGFYYYQRHFVDSELECNDVVLFWRIQRMLLITANTLRQQLTNTEVRRLEKNVKEVLEDFGEDNERKVHLITGRRVQLAEDLKKVREIQEKLEAFIEALHKEK, encoded by the exons ATGTTACGAGTTGGAAGAGCAGTGGCCTG CGTGGCCTGCAATAACCTGGTCTCCAAAAACATGGGGGTGAGGTTCAGGATGCCCTTGCAGAAGCTGCACCCGCTGTCCCGTGCCATCCACCACCGGTACAACGCCAGTGCCAACGCCCAGCGCCCCCCGCACTGTTCGGCAGCCCGCCACTTCACCTCCATGTCCCGGCTGCCCATGCGGTCTCCCAAGCCTCCCCCAGGCGGCCATGGCGGCTGGCGCTACCAGCAGCACCGCAATTTCTGGATGCTGCGCCTAGCCTCTAGGCTGCTCAAGCTCCGGTACATCGTGCTGGGCTCGGCAGTGGGAGGCGGGTACACCGCCAAAAAG ACCTATGAGGAGTGGAAGGATATGCTGCCTGATATGAGTGCATACAATTGGGTAATACCTGATTTTGTCTGGGAGCTGAGTGATCAAATTGACCTAG ATAAACTAACCAAAATTCTGCCTGAGTTAGAGGAGATTGCCAAGCTCCTACCCGAGTTACCTGACTTTGATAAGATAGGAGAGAACTTCACCTTCCTGAAGAGCATACTCTCCACCG GTGTGAGTGTGGGTAGTGAAGGAGCTTCTGGTCTGCGTCTGTTGTTAG CAGAAGCCCCTGGGGACACTCCAGTGAAAGCAGCCACAGAGGCCCCGGTCACCGCCACACCGGAGGCCAGCGACAAACAGTTCAAGAAG GGTCTGCTCGGCGAGCTCATTCTCATTCAACAGCAGATCCAGCAGGCCGAGGAGGAGGTCCGGCGGGCCGCCGCATCCAAAAACGCACGGCCAAGCCCAGATCCCGCCCCCAGCCCACCCCCCCCACGCCCGCGCCTGATACCCGAGCCAATGCCAACCACCACCCAGAACCCCAGTCCCAGCCCCCCTCAGCAGAAACGCAAG tcttcAGACAAGGAGAAGGTGGACCAGCTTCAAGAGGAACTGCTCCGAACTCAG ATGAAGTACCAGCGCATGCTGGAGAGACTGGAGAAGGAGAACAAGGACCTGAGGAAAGTGGTGCTGCAGAAAGATGAGAAGGGCATCCACCAGAGGAAGATCAAGGTGTGT AAGTCTCTGATTGACATGTACTCTGAGGTCCTGGACATCCTCTCAGATTTTGACTCTAACTACAACACCCAGGATCACCTACCCAGG GTAGTGGTGGTGGGAGACCAGAGTGCAGGGAAGACCAGTGTGTTGGAGATGATCGCCCAGGCTAGGATCTTCCCCCGGGGCTCTGGAGAAATGATGACCCGCTCTCCTGTCAAG GTGACGCTAAGCGAGGGTCCGCACCACGTAGCCATGTTCAAGGACAGCAGCCGAGAGTTCGACCTGGGCAAAGAGGAGGAC CTCGCTGCCCTGAGACATGAGATCGAGCTGAGGATGAGGAAGAGTGTCAAGGAGGGACAGACAGTCAGCCCTGAG ACGATCTCTCTGAGTGTCAAAGGACCAGGCATCCAGAGGATGGTACTAGTGGACTTACCAGGAGTCATCAGT ACTGTGACAGCGGGCATGGCAGCCGACACCAAGGAGACCATATTCAGCATCAGCAAGAACTACATGCAGAACCCCAACGCCATCATCCTCTGCAtccagg ATGGGTCAGTGGATGCGGAGCGCAGCATTGTCACAGACCTGGTCAGCCAAATGGACCCGCAGGGGAAGAGGACCATATTTGTCCTGACCAAAGTAGACCTGGCAGAGAAGAACCTGGCCAGCCCTAACCGG ATTCAACAGATTGTTGAAGGAAAACTGTTCCCTATGAAGGCCTTGGGCTATTTTGCTGTGGTGACGGGAAAAG GCAGTGCCGGTGAAAGCATCGACTCCATCAAAGACTACGAAGAGGACTTCTTCCAGAACTCTAGACTTCTTAG AGATGGTATGCTGAAAGCACACCAGGTGACCACTAAGAACCTCAGTCTGGCCGTGTCCGACTGCTTCTGGAAGATGGTCAGGGAGTCAGTGGAGCAGCAGGCCGACGCCTTCAAAG CGTCCCGCTTCAACCTGGAGACAGAGTGGAAGAACAACTACCCCCGTCTGCGAGAGCTGGACAGG AATGAACTCTTCGAAAAAGCCAAGAACGAAATCTTGGATGAAGTTATTAGCTTGAGTCAAGTCACACCGAAACACTG GGAGGCCATCCTACAGAAGAAGCTGTGGGAGCGCGTGTCCACACACGTCATCGAGAACATCTACCTGCCGGCAGCCCAGACCATGAACTCTGGCACCTTCAACACCACCGTGGACATCAAGCTCAAACAGTGGACGGACAAGCAGCTGCCTCACAAGGCATTAGAG GTCGCCTGGGAGACGCTGCAGGAGGAGTTCGCCCGCTTTATGGCAGAGTATAAAGGGAAGGACCAGGATGACATCTTTGACAAGCTCAAGGAGGCGGTGAAGGATGAGAGCATCAAGAGGCACAAGTGGAACGAGAGGGCCATGGACAGCCTG AGGGTGATCCAGCACAATGCTCTGGAGGACCGCTCCATCACAGACAAGCCCCAGTGGGACGCGGCCATCCAGTTCATGGAGGAGACCCTGCAGGCACGCCTCAAAGACA CGGACTCTGTGATAAATGACATGGTGGGTCCTGACTGGAAGCAGCGCTGGATGAGCTGGAAGAACCGCTCGCCCGAGCAGCACACCCGCAACGAGACCCGAAACGAGCTGGAGCGCCTGCTGAAACTCCACGAGGACCACACGGCCTACCTGGCCAACGACGAGGTCACCACCGTCCGCAAGAACCTGGAGGGccgaggggtggaggtggaccctGCCCTG ATCAAGGACACGTGGCACCAACTGTACAGGCGTCACTTCCTGCAGAAGGCCCTGCAGCACTGTAACCTGTGTAGACGAGGCTTCTACTACTACCAGAGACACTTTGTCGACTCGGAG CTGGAGTGCAATGACGTAGTGCTGTTTTGGAGGATCCAGAGGATGCTGCTTATCACCGCCAACACGCTCAGACAGCAGCTAACCAACACAGAGG